In a genomic window of Anoxybacter fermentans:
- a CDS encoding radical SAM/SPASM domain-containing protein translates to MPLVGLDSLKIYLTNKCQLSCEYCNHKKDNDHMTLEIAKKIIKKINKNNIKEIIFFGGEPLLNFPVLKYFVEQLCPNVALGFTTNAIALKGEIAEFLAKNPEVKVQISLDPDMSARTKQYSDIIIENTRKFIRKIHAQGGVVEVNSVIKYDYFDLYKEKFYDYLLYDLEFDLVNSCFYGKKKEPQGLKVWPELCKEIEDWLLKGYRPPYCGIDGYIRINYEDAEKIGGCFYCRSCTKEITIAPDGSLYACYQFYKLRKFIIGHIDSGIDYQKRREWFLLKKQRYSSCLKCDYFQVCRGGCGYSHYLETGNFHTNGLNTCHSRKSYFDIGKQIYLNVVKRGSKNNLNFLKSRRLWRGYYKRYFDNLGDLDLKDIKLSNELQKELKSNLPSRDSFNIYLIRPGYYTLYIYGRNKLYKIDEKLASLLEIGGNNGIEYAIAFLNKKFKIPLNQSIEFAREGLAKIKSLF, encoded by the coding sequence ATGCCTCTTGTAGGTTTAGATAGTTTAAAAATTTATTTGACAAACAAGTGTCAACTATCTTGTGAATATTGTAATCATAAAAAAGATAATGATCATATGACTCTAGAAATAGCAAAAAAAATTATTAAGAAAATCAATAAAAATAATATTAAAGAAATAATATTTTTTGGAGGAGAACCATTATTAAATTTTCCAGTGCTCAAATATTTTGTTGAACAATTATGTCCTAATGTTGCTTTAGGATTTACAACTAACGCTATAGCTTTGAAAGGAGAAATAGCTGAGTTCTTGGCAAAAAATCCTGAGGTAAAGGTTCAGATAAGTCTTGACCCGGACATGAGTGCTAGAACAAAGCAATATAGTGATATTATTATAGAAAATACTAGAAAGTTTATTCGGAAAATACATGCACAAGGTGGGGTTGTAGAAGTAAATTCTGTGATAAAATATGATTATTTTGATTTATATAAAGAAAAGTTTTATGATTATTTACTTTATGATTTAGAATTTGATTTAGTAAATAGTTGTTTTTATGGCAAGAAAAAAGAGCCACAGGGCTTAAAGGTTTGGCCAGAATTATGCAAAGAAATTGAAGATTGGCTTTTAAAAGGGTATCGTCCTCCTTATTGTGGAATAGATGGATATATAAGAATAAATTATGAAGATGCAGAGAAAATTGGTGGATGTTTCTATTGTAGAAGTTGTACAAAGGAAATAACTATTGCTCCAGATGGTTCTCTTTATGCATGTTATCAATTTTATAAATTAAGGAAATTTATAATCGGGCATATTGATTCGGGAATTGATTATCAAAAAAGAAGGGAATGGTTTTTACTAAAAAAACAAAGATATAGCAGTTGCTTAAAGTGTGATTATTTCCAGGTGTGTCGCGGAGGATGTGGATATAGTCATTATTTAGAAACCGGAAATTTTCATACAAATGGTTTAAATACTTGTCATTCTAGGAAAAGTTATTTCGATATTGGGAAACAAATATATTTAAACGTAGTGAAAAGAGGATCAAAAAATAATTTAAACTTTTTAAAGTCCAGGCGACTATGGAGAGGATATTATAAAAGATATTTTGATAATCTTGGGGATCTGGACTTAAAAGATATAAAATTAAGCAATGAATTACAAAAGGAATTGAAGTCAAATTTACCTTCGAGAGATAGTTTTAATATTTATTTAATTCGACCTGGTTATTATACTTTATATATATATGGTCGGAACAAATTGTACAAAATAGATGAAAAGCTTGCATCTTTACTTGAAATAGGTGGAAATAATGGCATTGAATATGCTATTGCTTTTTTAAATAAAAAATTTAAAATACCATTAAATCAGTCTATTGAATTTGCGCGAGAGGGGCTTGCTAAAATAAAAAGTTTATTTTAA
- a CDS encoding ATP-binding protein encodes MGFQFNIDLYDDKVRKKYLEAERNRNLIYQKYPEIKEVDEYLQRLKKEYRLLQIQHLLKKNLDPSKSLSSLKEEIKALEEKYQELLKKYNVPADFKEPKWDCPHCMDTGRVLKKGVTMPCRCSFKHRRQVLLSRSGLPKRLERANFQDLNLNLYSTEPMQDNPERSIRENAKLVFDAAKNFAYNFEEGKNMRGLLIEGNTGSGKSYLLGCIANYLIDRDIEIRYIVYSDLIQTIKTSFHPESQVTADKILRQLQEVPVLLIDDLGTEYITEFTSSTLYQIIDKRYREERPFIVTSNFSPNELSKRMGLMGERIFDRIVETCDYYQLIGDVRGQIALSKQGADQ; translated from the coding sequence ATGGGTTTTCAATTTAACATAGATTTATATGATGACAAAGTGAGAAAAAAATATCTGGAAGCTGAAAGAAATCGAAATCTTATATATCAAAAATATCCAGAAATTAAAGAAGTAGATGAATACCTCCAGAGATTAAAAAAAGAATACCGTCTTTTACAGATCCAACATCTGCTGAAAAAAAATCTAGATCCATCAAAATCCCTCTCTTCTTTAAAAGAAGAAATTAAAGCATTAGAAGAGAAATATCAGGAACTGTTGAAAAAATATAATGTTCCCGCTGATTTTAAAGAACCTAAATGGGATTGTCCTCACTGTATGGATACCGGTCGAGTTTTAAAAAAAGGGGTTACTATGCCCTGTCGCTGCTCTTTTAAACACCGTCGTCAGGTTCTTTTAAGCCGTTCTGGCCTACCTAAGCGGTTAGAACGAGCCAATTTTCAAGATCTGAATTTAAACCTTTATTCAACTGAACCAATGCAGGACAATCCCGAACGTTCTATCAGAGAAAATGCTAAACTGGTCTTCGATGCAGCTAAAAATTTTGCCTACAATTTTGAAGAAGGCAAAAATATGAGGGGACTTCTCATTGAAGGTAATACAGGAAGTGGAAAATCTTATCTTTTAGGATGTATAGCTAACTATCTCATCGACCGGGATATAGAGATTCGCTATATTGTCTATAGTGATCTAATTCAAACCATCAAAACTAGTTTTCATCCTGAAAGTCAGGTCACCGCTGATAAAATATTACGACAATTACAGGAAGTTCCTGTTCTTTTAATAGATGATCTGGGAACAGAATATATTACTGAATTCACCAGTTCCACCCTGTATCAAATTATTGACAAACGTTATCGGGAAGAGCGACCATTCATCGTCACATCTAATTTTTCTCCCAATGAACTCTCTAAAAGGATGGGACTTATGGGCGAGCGAATCTTTGACCGGATTGTAGAAACCTGTGATTATTATCAGCTGATCGGAGATGTACGGGGCCAAATTGCTCTATCAAAACAAGGAGCTGATCAATAA
- a CDS encoding MFS transporter — translation MEERKLFNKNFLLLWIGQSTSILGNRIHHMAVIFWLQFKYNSTFLLGTVMSITTLTMALVSSLAGVIVDRYSRKWIIIISDLLSGFLVFIIAILAFFDQLRGWHLIFFAPFLASCSAFLLPAIQSVYPDIVNEKDLLRANSINSISSRIFQIIGPGIAGVIYQLFSIGFLFLIDSLTFLISGFLEIFIDIPASRKVERKKNSFIIDFENGINLILKNKSLLAVIVYTAMLNIFGAPLLVVLPKYLQYNLKATPILAAFIFSAKPLGSFLALFFTSLVAPDRKSQWNLFLYSSLGVWILTALCGVIINGYFVIIAYILMGVLNVFSHMTLNTNLQLYVSREERGRFFGLFGTMALAFSPLSMFVMGVIGQYVNVPYIYIVAGLINIAIILYLCIFHTEFREIFQLSKERLNTLESINS, via the coding sequence ATGGAAGAAAGAAAACTTTTTAATAAAAATTTTTTACTATTATGGATTGGACAAAGCACTTCAATTTTAGGAAATCGAATTCATCATATGGCTGTAATTTTCTGGTTACAATTTAAATATAATTCAACATTTTTGCTGGGGACTGTAATGAGCATAACTACTTTAACAATGGCCTTAGTTAGTTCTTTAGCGGGGGTTATAGTTGATCGGTATTCACGAAAATGGATTATTATTATATCAGATTTATTGAGTGGTTTTCTTGTGTTCATTATTGCTATTCTAGCTTTTTTTGATCAGTTGAGAGGATGGCATTTGATTTTTTTTGCGCCTTTTTTAGCCTCTTGCTCAGCTTTCTTGCTTCCGGCAATTCAATCAGTGTATCCTGATATTGTCAATGAGAAGGATTTGCTAAGAGCCAATTCGATAAATAGCATTTCCAGTAGAATTTTTCAAATAATTGGTCCGGGGATTGCCGGTGTAATATATCAGTTATTTTCTATTGGGTTTTTGTTTTTAATTGATAGTTTGACTTTTTTAATTTCCGGATTTTTAGAAATATTTATAGATATTCCTGCCTCCAGAAAAGTTGAAAGAAAAAAAAATTCTTTTATTATAGACTTCGAAAATGGAATTAATTTAATTTTAAAAAACAAAAGTTTGCTGGCTGTTATCGTTTATACAGCCATGTTGAATATATTTGGTGCTCCATTGTTGGTTGTTTTGCCTAAATACTTGCAGTATAATTTGAAAGCTACACCAATATTGGCTGCTTTTATTTTTTCGGCAAAACCTCTAGGGTCTTTTCTTGCATTATTCTTTACTTCACTGGTAGCTCCTGATCGTAAGAGCCAGTGGAATTTATTTTTATATTCATCTTTAGGTGTATGGATTTTAACAGCTTTATGTGGTGTTATTATTAATGGATATTTTGTAATTATTGCCTATATTTTAATGGGTGTATTGAATGTTTTTTCTCACATGACATTAAACACAAATTTGCAGTTATATGTTTCAAGGGAAGAACGGGGAAGATTTTTTGGATTGTTTGGTACAATGGCACTGGCTTTTTCTCCTTTATCCATGTTTGTAATGGGAGTAATTGGTCAGTATGTTAATGTTCCTTATATTTACATAGTTGCAGGTCTTATTAATATTGCAATTATACTTTATTTATGTATTTTTCATACTGAATTTAGAGAAATATTTCAATTGTCAAAAGAACGGCTTAATACTCTTGAATCAATAAATAGTTAA
- a CDS encoding DnaD domain protein — protein sequence MKLSGQLKINHTQELILNQDGSHSIRINQSVELTRKAVDAGFLKNLPGSMLSVYIYLLTHIGQDFSLTTTPTKMANYLPHSPIEIELTLKMLETQGYIKLKENIDTEKSYTITLAKSPAVISNESFSDDLDLNFNQKSNSEDDVIKYILKQKAFSEKDLVRAISAMIPIQNLDAEFRNEIDYWFNTFDKEVIKELIRRTDEAKKRDPELNCKAYMQKIANEWIADQIFTLPDLVESDKIYRETRSLIEEFGIEKFNEITRTHLKTIHSWINAESEDDFALSVEVARFAIQEAIRRKSDGRPSLNYIEDNFIKPFKEHKIKTVEEAREFLLQRSTKPITSYKEKLPTRDTKESKWHLGKDYTRFRKN from the coding sequence ATGAAATTATCAGGACAATTAAAGATCAATCACACACAGGAATTGATTTTGAATCAAGATGGCAGCCATTCAATTCGAATCAATCAATCTGTTGAGCTAACCCGAAAAGCAGTAGATGCTGGTTTTTTAAAAAATTTACCCGGAAGTATGCTTTCAGTCTATATTTATCTTCTGACCCATATAGGTCAGGACTTTTCTTTAACAACTACCCCAACTAAAATGGCCAACTACTTACCTCATTCACCTATAGAGATAGAGCTAACATTAAAAATGCTGGAAACTCAGGGGTATATCAAACTAAAAGAAAATATAGATACAGAAAAAAGCTATACTATTACTCTAGCTAAATCTCCAGCTGTTATTTCAAATGAAAGTTTCTCCGATGATTTAGATTTAAATTTCAATCAAAAATCCAATTCCGAAGATGATGTAATCAAATATATTTTAAAACAAAAAGCTTTTTCAGAAAAAGATCTGGTCAGAGCTATTTCCGCAATGATACCTATCCAGAATCTGGATGCAGAATTTAGAAATGAAATAGACTACTGGTTTAATACTTTTGATAAAGAAGTTATTAAAGAATTAATTCGTAGAACCGATGAAGCAAAAAAAAGAGATCCTGAGTTAAACTGTAAGGCATATATGCAAAAAATAGCCAACGAATGGATTGCTGATCAGATATTTACCCTTCCTGATCTTGTAGAATCAGATAAAATCTATCGCGAAACCAGGTCTTTAATTGAAGAATTCGGTATTGAAAAATTTAATGAAATTACCCGAACTCATTTAAAGACTATTCATAGCTGGATTAATGCTGAATCCGAAGATGATTTTGCCTTGAGTGTAGAAGTTGCTAGATTTGCCATTCAAGAAGCTATCCGGCGCAAAAGTGATGGACGACCTTCTCTAAATTATATTGAAGATAACTTTATTAAACCTTTCAAAGAACATAAGATTAAAACTGTAGAAGAAGCAAGAGAGTTTTTACTTCAACGTTCAACCAAACCCATCACTTCCTATAAAGAAAAACTCCCAACCCGGGATACTAAAGAAAGTAAATGGCATCTGGGAAAAGATTATACACGTTTCCGTAAGAATTAA
- a CDS encoding replicative DNA helicase, translating to MAIEKSELPQKSMELDIHRQEFQILGIILQHPEKIDEIADTLRPHHFSNPRAQMIYEMLLEQYHTDSRLSRTKLYIQLKKQGIVKDPDELIRDLTSGYVALSELEPAVELVKTHYHKNLLLKAAKKIEKIIEKEDLSIDEYQARAQDLIFQATTETVNTNKHIYTMDEALLEAFEAYINRKHNQVDRGLQTGFMSLDKLIGGFKPGHLIVLAASTSMGKTTFALNIAQNVLKRNEPVAIISLEMDAIEIIDRMILAEASVHGWKYSQGETNEEEDQRISKALDRLHGLPLLISDERGLNVSQIRARLRKFKAQLGKLSLVIIDYLQLISLTDVNPNESTARQIGKVVVQLRNLASELGCPIILLSQLSRSFSSRQDKRPILSDLRDSGNIEEVADSVIFIYRHAHTSIAAREKAREEGTENHAEIIVAKARTGSTGSVTLLFEDIYTRFVDPENLSYEGMIPNEE from the coding sequence ATGGCTATTGAAAAATCAGAACTTCCTCAAAAATCTATGGAACTGGATATTCACCGCCAGGAGTTTCAAATTCTAGGGATTATTTTACAGCATCCAGAAAAAATTGATGAAATCGCTGATACTTTACGCCCCCATCATTTCTCCAACCCACGGGCCCAGATGATCTATGAAATGCTGTTAGAGCAGTATCATACCGACAGCCGTCTTTCCAGAACAAAACTATACATTCAACTGAAAAAACAGGGAATTGTCAAAGATCCTGATGAATTAATCAGGGATTTGACCAGCGGCTATGTAGCTCTTTCAGAGCTAGAACCTGCCGTTGAACTGGTTAAGACCCATTATCATAAAAATTTACTGCTTAAAGCAGCAAAAAAAATTGAAAAAATCATTGAAAAAGAAGATCTGTCGATAGATGAATACCAGGCCCGGGCCCAGGATTTAATCTTCCAGGCTACCACTGAAACCGTAAATACCAATAAACACATTTATACCATGGATGAAGCCCTATTAGAGGCCTTTGAAGCTTATATTAACCGGAAACACAATCAGGTGGATAGAGGTCTACAGACAGGCTTTATGTCCTTAGATAAACTAATCGGCGGCTTTAAACCAGGACATTTAATCGTTCTTGCAGCCTCTACCTCTATGGGTAAGACCACCTTTGCCCTCAATATAGCACAGAATGTGCTCAAGCGTAACGAACCTGTAGCGATAATCAGTCTGGAGATGGATGCAATAGAAATTATAGACAGGATGATCCTGGCTGAAGCCAGTGTCCATGGTTGGAAATATTCCCAGGGTGAGACCAATGAAGAAGAAGATCAGCGAATTTCTAAAGCCCTGGATCGGCTCCACGGTTTACCACTATTAATCTCAGATGAAAGAGGTTTAAACGTTTCCCAGATCCGTGCCCGTCTGCGCAAATTTAAAGCTCAATTAGGAAAACTATCCCTGGTTATAATAGATTATTTGCAGCTGATCTCCCTTACTGACGTTAACCCCAACGAATCTACAGCTCGACAGATCGGTAAGGTGGTTGTCCAATTACGTAACTTGGCTTCTGAATTAGGATGTCCCATTATCCTCTTATCCCAGCTCAGCCGGAGTTTCAGTTCCCGTCAGGATAAGCGTCCTATTCTCTCTGATCTACGGGATTCTGGTAACATTGAAGAGGTTGCAGATAGTGTAATCTTTATTTACCGTCATGCCCATACCAGTATAGCAGCCCGGGAAAAGGCTCGGGAAGAGGGAACAGAAAATCATGCAGAGATTATCGTCGCTAAAGCCCGAACCGGCTCAACCGGTAGTGTCACCCTCCTCTTTGAGGATATTTATACCCGCTTCGTGGATCCAGAGAACCTATCTTATGAAGGAATGATACCGAATGAAGAATAA